From Macaca mulatta isolate MMU2019108-1 chromosome 1, T2T-MMU8v2.0, whole genome shotgun sequence, the proteins below share one genomic window:
- the SRARP gene encoding steroid receptor-associated and regulated protein (The RefSeq protein has 1 substitution compared to this genomic sequence), whose protein sequence is MAPSEDRRDWRANLKGTIRETGLETSSGGKLAGHQKTVPTAHLTFVIDCTQGRQLSLAATASPPQAPSPSQGLVTPPMKTYLVFCGENWPHLTRVTPMGGGCLAQARATLPLCRGAATAASFPVSPLCPQEVPEAKEKPVKAVPVRSSPWGTVKDSLKALSSCVCGQAD, encoded by the exons ATGGCCCCCTCAGAAGACCGCAGGGACTGGAGAGCCAACCTCAAAGGCACCATCCGTGAGACAGGCCTGGAGACCAGCTCTG GTGGGAAGCTGGCTGGGCATCAGAAGACTGTCCCCACGGCTCATCTGACTTTTGTTATTGACTGTACCCAGGGGAGGCAGCTCTCCCTGGCAGCAACCGCATCACCACCCCAAGCCCCCAGTCCCAGTCAAGGGCTTGTCACCCCACCAATGAAGACCTACCTTGTGTTCTGTGGAGAAAACTGGCCCCATCTGACTCGGGTGACCCCCATGGGTGGGGGATGCCTTGCCCAGGCCCGGGCCACCCTGCCGCTCTGCAGAGGGGCTGCCACCGCGGCTTCCTTCCCGGTCAGGCCGCTCTGCCCCCAGGAGGTTCCTGAGGCTAAGGAGAAACCTGTGAAGGCGGTGCCTGTGAGGTCTTCGCCTTGGGGAACAGTCAAGGATTCGCTGAAAGCCCTCTCCTCTTGTGTCTGTGGGCAGGCGGATTAG